The Primulina huaijiensis isolate GDHJ02 chromosome 18, ASM1229523v2, whole genome shotgun sequence DNA window TTTCgatttttgattaatttaatagatttttttatacatgatgctttttttttttttaaaaaaaaataagcatATATTTTTCAGCTTTATATTGATTATTGGACAAGTTGATAGAAACAAAGATTTTAAATCCAATCATCACCTCCATTTTTCAAGAATAAATAGATCAATTCAAATTGATCAAAAAActaattaatttcattttaataCGAACAAAAACTACAAGGAcccaaaaaaaaagaacaataaTCAAGAATCTCCCATCTATGACAGgctcaaaaacaaaattgaaataaaaagtaAGTGAAATATAATAAACTAGTGTACAAACTCGGACCATCCCCAAAGGAGGGCGGTCGGAATGATGAATGTTGTGGAAAAGAGCCTTTTTGCTCACAGAAAGTCATAGCCATCATAGTCGTCATAAGTATCTGTTACCACATCATCGTCTGGTTTGCCCACATGCTGCAGCTGTTTCTTCTTTCCAACCTTCTTTTTGCCTCCGCTAGCTTCTTTTTCGGCTTTTATTTTCTCATTTGCAACTGCAGTAACTGATGAGGCGACTTCTTTGGCATCTGCGCCTCGCAAAGAAGTCAAGGATAGTCTCATTATAGCTTTCAGCAACCCAATATAATGATAGCTTTTCTCATAGGGACGAAGCTTGTAAGAGATTAGTTCTGCATATTCTGCGAAGTCACTTTCTGTTTTCGGTATAAAATTATCAAGCATCTTTTCATCGCCCTTCTTTGCAAACAATTCTGCAGTGGACTTGTAGTCAGCTTCTTCGACAAGCCTGCAGAAAATCAGTACATCATATTGAATTACATATATATTCTAGAAAGGTCTAATGTCAGCTCCATCTCAAGAACAACCAACTATACACATGCCATGAGTCGAAGGATGGAGAAAGATAAAGCGAGCCACATTCATGAAATGACAAGAAAAATGTAACAGTAAAATTTCATTAAACGATAAAAATCTTCAGGAAGAAATGATACGAGCTGACAAATGTTCAACCCAAACCTAAACGAATAGTGTAGTCATATCTTGCAAAGTACTACACAGAAAATTATTCGGTTTGTTTAAACTTCATGTAATCCCACGGATTAGAACAAATAAACTAGCAATAGCAGAGGCACTGAAACCTACCTCTGTTGGCGAAGTTTTTTCTCTATGGGATCTAATGGTTCCTCCATAGCAGTTTCAACAGTTGTACCTTTCTTTTCACCCAGTTTTGACGTAGGCTTCTTAGGAACCTTTTCGGGAGAAGGCTCAGCCTTAGGTGCCTGACAAGATCATTTCGAGATAATGAATCCAACTAATTGAGAAGGAACATCAAACACAAGTAAACGATTATTCCCAACATCACTGAATACCACAAGAGTTTCACCCAAATGACCCACCATCTGTGAACACCACGTAAGCTTCACTTGCACCCTCTCAAAGAATAATAAAGTTAAAGTACATAATTACCATCGTGAAAATATATAGCCACACTAACATCCAACAAAAATAAAGCTTCCAATCAAGCAAAAAGTAAACagagatttaaatattttaacctCGATATCCATGGTGAAACCCCGATAATTCCAATAAACATCTTTAGTAAGTACTAAAATTTCCACGAATTAAGACAAACCATGAAACTTTGacttcaaaaagaaaaatcaataaaaaaaatgcaagaTAGGAAAGTCCTAC harbors:
- the LOC140964235 gene encoding uncharacterized protein isoform X2, coding for MEDWDHFPDLKKEQSKHNWNDEDLEDDGVKDSWEDEDEPAPAPKAEPSPEKVPKKPTSKLGEKKGTTVETAMEEPLDPIEKKLRQQRLVEEADYKSTAELFAKKGDEKMLDNFIPKTESDFAEYAELISYKLRPYEKSYHYIGLLKAIMRLSLTSLRGADAKEVASSVTAVANEKIKAEKEASGGKKKVGKKKQLQHVGKPDDDVVTDTYDDYDGYDFL
- the LOC140964235 gene encoding uncharacterized protein isoform X1 gives rise to the protein MEDWEDHFPDLKKEQSKHNWNDEDLEDDGVKDSWEDEDEPAPAPKAEPSPEKVPKKPTSKLGEKKGTTVETAMEEPLDPIEKKLRQQRLVEEADYKSTAELFAKKGDEKMLDNFIPKTESDFAEYAELISYKLRPYEKSYHYIGLLKAIMRLSLTSLRGADAKEVASSVTAVANEKIKAEKEASGGKKKVGKKKQLQHVGKPDDDVVTDTYDDYDGYDFL